The Euphorbia lathyris chromosome 8, ddEupLath1.1, whole genome shotgun sequence genome has a window encoding:
- the LOC136203461 gene encoding GTP-binding nuclear protein Ran1A-like, which yields MALPNQQTVNYPSFKLVIVGDGGTGKTTFVKRHLTGEFEKKYEPTIGVEVHPLDFSTNCGPIRFYCWDTAGQEKFGGLRDGYYIHGQCAIIMFDVTARLTYKNVPTWHRDLCRVCENIPIVLCGNKVDVKNRQVKAKQVTFHRKKNLQYYEISAKSNYNFEKPFLYLARKLSGEPSLHFVAAPALKPPEVEIDLAAQQQHENEIIQAANQPLPDDDDDAFD from the exons ATG GCTTTACCAAATCAGCAAACTGTCAACTATCCTAGCTTCAAGCTCGTAATTGTTGGCGATGGAGGCACTG GAAAAACAACATTCGTGAAGAGGCATCTTACTGGGGAATTCGAGAAGAAATATGAGC CTACTATTGGTGTGGAAGTTCATCCATTGGATTTCTCTACAAACTGTGGGCCAATTCGATTCTATTGCTGGGATACAGCTGGCCAAGAAAAATTTGGTGGTCTTAGAGATGGTTACTA CATCCATGGGCAATGTGCTATCATTATGTTTGACGTTACTGCACGCTTGACTTACAAGAATGTTCCTACATGGCATCGTGATCTTTGCCG GGTGTGCGAGAATATACCAATTGTTCTTTGTGGGAACAAGGTTGATGTGAAGAACCGGCAAGTAAAGGCGAAGCAGGTTACATTTCACAGGAAAAAGAATCTCCAGTACTATGAAATTTCTGCCAAGAGTAACTACAATTTTGAGAAACCTTTCTTATATCTGGCCCGCAAACTCTCTGG GGAACCGAGTCTTCACTTCGTTGCAGCTCCTGCTCTGAAGCCCCCAGAAGTAGAAATTGATTTGGCAGCACAACAACA GCATGAAAATGAGATTATACAAGCTGCTAATCAGCCTCTCCCTGATGACGACGATGATGCATTTGACTGA